One Leptolyngbya sp. 'hensonii' DNA segment encodes these proteins:
- a CDS encoding type I polyketide synthase: MLDIINRLNHGFLAVPVILACREKGLFDLLRHRSLTLPEITAQLGANSGHLHVALRLLQSLDWLSCDESGAYRCTSNARLSQHIPLEILNLYGLPAKALLQDAHHEILNHWVQHSQQRWQVDDPLLADFLDGVLVIPLLLALKRDHLLPSAQEPQGPFLKALPPLVRDPLMTLFTSKGWVQSQGEDLRLTALGQFICDRALLTGTVASYTPLLSCLPEVLFGDCQSVFQRDAIGHESHVDRTLNVISSGFQHEKYFADVEDILLSIFNRLPYETQPNFVVDMGCGDGTLLKRVYETIRNRSARGQVLDQYPLCMVGVDYNQASLVETDRTLAEIPHRVLPGDIGDPAQMMVDLQQCGIPPEQILHIRSFLDHDRPFIAPHLQDQVARRMNLEYEGVYVDPTGDSITAPVMVQSLVEHLERWSGVVTNHGLILLEVHCLPPRVVAQFLDLCENFHFDACQGFSRQHLVEADVFLMSAAEAGLFPKFDFARRYPKTLPFTRITLNCFEKRPYRIRHPHLQDLPALLHLEARCLPEHLRMSAEAIQDRLTRFPNGHCVMELDGQIVGVMYGQKISDIDALKQVTYQDLSSLHRAEGRIVQLLGINILPEFQGQGWGEQLRDFMVQLCALRGGIERLVGVTRCKNYADHQEMSIANYIEQRNEWGQRLDPILRFHEEGGAILRELLPHFRPEDIENQGAGILIEYDLHRKRLSESNRSRVLQQERTTQPVETVVSNCIDRILGEKRQSAFGMNRPLMEMGLDSLELLELRTLLSQNLGTELEPTFFFRCSTPAAITKFFEPETQADRASEIPIPAVTDQAVQAHTAESRSTAPEAIAIIGMACRFPGGVNSPDEFWTLLRAGRDAITELPATRWSLNSQAPQAIRQGGFLEQVDQFDAAFFRISPREAAALDPQQRILLEETWHALEQAGIAPTSLAGTQTGVFLGIFSHDYELLQVKQSQAQPLNPYFATGNAISVAAGRLAYFLDLRGPAMAVDTACSSSLVALHLACQSLRAGDCDLALASGINLLLSPELSLTFCQAGMLSPDGRCKTFDAAANGYVRGEGCGVIVLKRLSQAVADRDNILAVVRGSAINQDGASNGLTAPNQLAQETVLRQALQQAGVTAREVDYVEAHGTATSLGDPIEVKAIKAVYGQDRPTETPLVMGSVKTNIGHTEATAGIAGLIKVVLSLQQEWIPAHLHFNQINPLIELTQIPAVIPVEGQPWLRQTGRRLAGISSFGFSGTNAHVILEEAPVQSSSAEIDRSHHVFTLTAQTKSGLRDLAVRYQQHLATHSTLALGDICHTANRGRSPFEQRLAIVAESGAHLQEALQTWMAGQETPLLVQGEVPLKPPTITFLFTGQGSQYIGMGRELYNTQPVFRDALDRCAAILQPLLETPLLEVLYPTSSESSSANLLNQTVYTQPALFALEYALAQMWQSWGVQPSMVMGHSVGEYVAACIAGVFSLEDGLKLIAARSRLMQALPQNGAMIAVMADEATILPVMQPYVQDVALAAVNGPLNVVLSGRREAIAEITIVLEAKGIKVTPLAVSHAFHSPLMEPMLAEFAQIAATVHYAVPKIPLISNLTGQRVTTELMTPDYWCRHVRQTVQFAAGMSTLHQQGDQIFVEIGPRPVLAGMGKACLPAEGVVWCPSLRPGLSDWRSLLESVAQLFVQGVAIDWASLDQGFAYRRIPLPTYPFERQRYWLDASPDVPSAVVEPSVQTPIVDLLNRGDISQLLQLVQQAGHFSTEQAQLLPEILQVLVQQHQQAIATNSVQDLLYEVAWQPKGLISPRLTPDYLPAPQAVIEPVRSGLAQLTPQPELVAHLNVLSINYILQAMAHLGWSFQVGQRFSAAGMAEQLGIVPQHQRLWVRLLEMLAEEGIVQSMGSDWQVLQAPAVAPADLKPLLATYPEAATELTLFDRCGSHLAEVLSGSCDPLHLLFPEGDATTATSLYQDSPTFRPMNLLIQKAISAVLEHVPSHRGIRILEIGAGTGGTTSHILPHLNPHQTEYTFTDVGAFFLNQAREKFSDYPFIRYQVLDIEQELESQGFESEQYDLVLAANVLHATTDLAQTLKQVRQLLAPKGMLLLLEGTERCRWIDLIFGLIEGWWRFADYTLRPSYPLLSPAQWRDLLHQTDFQDIVTLTPEMDVLFPQAIVMAQAPEASSLSSHSPQDWLILSDRHMGQQLASHLRSRQDSCILVVPGADYRALSAHEFTLNPTQPEHFQQLFSDLASRPLKGIVHLWGMDRTFAEVPTTEEVEQAIHFSCGGVLHLLQALYQTAFFPVPRLWLVTQAAAPTGICPLPGLTQSPLWGMAKVIDLEYPELNCVRIDLDFQSTEDTPKKLFEEIWAGSDEGQVAFRQGQRQVARLVSHHSQTSPQSNSTLPLSLQPEATYLITGGLGGLGLLFAQWMVQRGAQHLVLISRRTPDDAIQAQLDHLEQMGARVMVASIDVSEHDSVVRLLSTLEQSFPPLRGVIHAAGILDDGILQQQTWSRFAKVLAPKVNGAWNLHTLTRHLDLDFFVCFSSISALLGSAGQANHAAANAFLDALAYERRSQGLPGLSINWGLWSEVGAAMKFETGTAWKNRGIQPMTPQQGLAVMAYLLPQPDVQVGAFGINWAEFLERTPPAVFLENFQSETEQEQGQDLPISFLQQLEAAPDQQRHELLLTHVRSQIAKVLALKSVESMSIQQGFFDLGMDSLTSVELRNSLQGSLRCELPSTLAFDYPTIEKLVDYLATEILSLNPPSDLAVEQKQLIENLDLGLALTEIEQLSEAEVEAEIAKELAELNDILGHRQMTENEVI, translated from the coding sequence ATGCTGGATATTATTAACCGATTGAATCATGGCTTTCTGGCTGTACCTGTGATCCTGGCTTGCCGGGAAAAGGGCCTCTTCGACCTGCTGCGGCACCGATCGTTGACCTTGCCAGAGATTACAGCTCAATTGGGTGCAAATTCCGGGCATTTGCATGTAGCATTACGACTGTTGCAGTCTTTGGACTGGCTTTCCTGTGATGAATCAGGAGCATATCGCTGTACGAGTAACGCTCGACTGAGCCAGCATATTCCCCTAGAGATCCTTAACTTGTACGGCTTACCTGCAAAGGCTCTGCTTCAGGATGCGCATCACGAGATCCTGAACCATTGGGTTCAACATTCCCAACAACGGTGGCAGGTAGATGATCCGCTTCTAGCCGATTTTCTGGATGGGGTCCTGGTGATTCCGCTCCTACTGGCGCTGAAACGAGATCATCTGTTGCCGTCCGCTCAAGAGCCCCAAGGTCCATTTCTGAAAGCTCTGCCTCCCTTAGTGCGAGATCCCCTAATGACTCTGTTTACCAGTAAAGGCTGGGTTCAGTCTCAGGGGGAAGATCTCCGCCTGACAGCCCTGGGGCAGTTTATCTGCGATCGAGCACTTTTGACTGGCACTGTTGCCTCCTACACTCCCCTACTCAGTTGTCTACCAGAAGTCCTGTTTGGGGATTGTCAGTCTGTATTTCAACGGGACGCCATTGGACATGAAAGCCATGTTGATCGCACCCTCAATGTGATCTCCAGCGGTTTCCAGCACGAAAAGTACTTTGCTGATGTGGAAGATATTCTCCTCTCCATCTTTAATCGTCTGCCCTATGAAACCCAACCTAACTTTGTTGTCGATATGGGCTGTGGGGATGGCACATTACTGAAGCGGGTGTACGAAACGATTCGGAATCGATCGGCCAGGGGTCAGGTACTGGATCAGTATCCCCTCTGCATGGTGGGTGTGGATTATAACCAGGCTTCTCTGGTCGAGACAGATCGGACCCTGGCTGAGATCCCCCACCGGGTTTTGCCAGGAGATATTGGCGATCCGGCTCAGATGATGGTGGATTTGCAGCAATGTGGCATTCCTCCCGAACAGATCCTGCACATCCGGTCCTTCCTGGATCACGATCGGCCCTTTATTGCCCCCCACCTGCAGGATCAAGTAGCCAGACGGATGAACCTGGAGTACGAAGGGGTCTACGTTGATCCAACGGGAGATTCCATCACGGCACCTGTGATGGTGCAGAGCCTGGTTGAACATCTGGAACGCTGGTCTGGGGTGGTGACCAACCATGGCCTTATTCTCCTGGAAGTTCACTGTTTGCCGCCCAGGGTGGTAGCTCAATTTTTAGACCTCTGTGAAAACTTCCACTTTGATGCCTGCCAGGGCTTTTCCAGGCAACATCTGGTAGAAGCAGATGTGTTCCTAATGTCGGCAGCAGAAGCAGGGTTATTTCCTAAGTTTGACTTTGCCCGACGTTATCCTAAGACCCTCCCTTTCACCCGGATTACCCTCAACTGTTTTGAGAAGCGCCCCTACCGAATTCGCCATCCCCATCTGCAAGATTTACCAGCCCTGCTCCATTTAGAAGCCCGTTGTCTGCCTGAACATCTGCGCATGTCTGCTGAAGCCATCCAGGATCGATTGACTCGCTTCCCCAATGGTCATTGTGTGATGGAACTGGACGGTCAGATTGTGGGTGTGATGTATGGCCAGAAGATTTCTGATATTGATGCACTGAAGCAAGTGACTTATCAGGATCTATCCTCATTGCACAGGGCAGAAGGCAGGATTGTTCAACTATTGGGTATCAATATTTTGCCTGAGTTTCAAGGGCAGGGATGGGGAGAACAACTACGAGATTTTATGGTGCAGCTCTGTGCCCTCAGGGGAGGGATTGAGCGCTTGGTTGGGGTTACCCGCTGCAAGAATTACGCCGATCACCAGGAGATGTCGATTGCAAACTATATCGAGCAGCGCAATGAGTGGGGACAGCGGCTCGATCCGATTCTTCGGTTCCATGAAGAAGGGGGAGCAATCCTGCGGGAACTTCTGCCCCATTTCCGCCCCGAAGACATTGAGAATCAGGGAGCTGGTATCCTGATTGAGTATGATTTGCATCGGAAAAGACTATCGGAGAGTAACCGATCGAGGGTCCTGCAACAGGAACGCACAACCCAACCAGTCGAAACTGTTGTTTCCAACTGCATTGACAGAATTCTTGGGGAAAAACGCCAATCTGCTTTTGGGATGAATCGCCCGCTGATGGAGATGGGACTGGATTCCCTGGAGCTCCTGGAGCTGAGAACTCTGCTCAGTCAGAATCTGGGCACTGAATTGGAGCCGACTTTCTTTTTCCGCTGCAGCACACCAGCTGCCATCACTAAGTTCTTTGAACCGGAGACGCAGGCCGATCGTGCTTCAGAGATTCCTATTCCGGCTGTAACAGACCAGGCTGTTCAGGCTCATACCGCTGAATCCCGGTCAACCGCTCCAGAGGCGATCGCCATCATTGGGATGGCCTGTCGCTTTCCTGGTGGGGTCAACAGTCCGGATGAGTTCTGGACCCTGTTGAGAGCGGGGCGAGATGCGATCACAGAATTGCCTGCAACGCGCTGGTCACTTAACTCCCAGGCCCCACAAGCTATACGCCAGGGTGGTTTTCTCGAGCAGGTAGACCAATTTGATGCGGCCTTCTTCCGCATTTCTCCCCGGGAAGCAGCTGCCCTTGATCCCCAGCAACGCATCCTGCTGGAGGAAACCTGGCATGCCCTGGAACAGGCTGGAATTGCTCCAACATCCTTGGCCGGTACCCAAACAGGAGTTTTTCTGGGGATCTTCTCCCATGATTACGAATTGCTTCAGGTCAAGCAGAGCCAAGCTCAGCCTCTGAACCCTTATTTTGCTACAGGGAATGCCATCTCCGTGGCTGCTGGACGCTTGGCCTATTTCCTGGATTTACGTGGACCAGCAATGGCTGTAGACACAGCCTGTTCTTCTTCCCTGGTTGCATTACACCTGGCCTGTCAGAGTCTACGAGCCGGAGATTGCGATCTGGCTCTAGCCTCTGGGATCAATCTATTGCTGTCACCGGAACTGAGCCTCACTTTCTGTCAGGCCGGGATGCTCTCTCCCGATGGGCGATGCAAGACCTTTGATGCGGCAGCGAATGGCTATGTTCGGGGTGAGGGTTGCGGGGTGATTGTCCTGAAGCGTTTGTCTCAGGCAGTGGCCGATCGGGACAATATCTTGGCTGTGGTTCGGGGCAGTGCGATTAATCAGGATGGAGCCAGCAATGGCTTAACCGCCCCCAATCAACTGGCACAGGAGACCGTTCTGCGTCAGGCTCTGCAGCAGGCAGGTGTCACAGCCCGCGAGGTGGATTATGTGGAAGCCCATGGGACGGCAACATCCCTGGGTGACCCGATCGAAGTGAAGGCGATCAAGGCCGTATACGGGCAGGACCGCCCAACTGAGACCCCCCTGGTCATGGGGTCCGTCAAAACTAACATTGGGCATACTGAAGCGACTGCTGGCATAGCTGGTCTGATTAAAGTGGTGCTCTCTCTTCAGCAGGAGTGGATTCCGGCTCATCTGCACTTCAACCAGATTAACCCGCTGATTGAGCTGACCCAAATTCCGGCAGTGATTCCGGTGGAGGGGCAGCCCTGGCTACGTCAGACAGGCAGACGATTAGCTGGAATCAGTTCCTTTGGCTTCAGTGGCACCAATGCTCATGTGATTTTAGAGGAAGCTCCAGTTCAATCTTCCTCAGCAGAGATCGATCGCTCCCACCACGTTTTCACCCTCACGGCCCAAACGAAATCTGGGCTGAGGGATCTGGCAGTGCGCTATCAACAACACCTGGCAACCCATTCCACCCTTGCTCTGGGGGATATTTGTCACACCGCCAATCGGGGCCGATCGCCGTTTGAGCAACGGCTGGCGATCGTGGCTGAGTCTGGGGCTCACCTGCAGGAAGCGCTGCAGACCTGGATGGCCGGACAGGAGACCCCCCTTCTGGTCCAGGGAGAGGTGCCGTTGAAGCCCCCTACAATCACCTTTCTATTCACCGGCCAGGGTTCCCAGTATATCGGTATGGGTCGGGAGCTATACAACACCCAACCTGTTTTCCGGGATGCCCTCGATCGCTGTGCGGCGATTCTCCAACCCCTGCTGGAGACGCCCTTGTTGGAGGTTCTGTATCCAACCTCCTCAGAGTCCAGCTCTGCCAATCTCCTGAATCAAACCGTCTATACCCAACCCGCTCTCTTTGCTCTGGAATATGCCCTGGCCCAGATGTGGCAGTCCTGGGGGGTTCAGCCCAGTATGGTCATGGGGCATAGTGTGGGTGAGTATGTGGCCGCCTGTATCGCAGGTGTATTCAGCCTGGAGGATGGGTTGAAACTGATTGCAGCCCGGTCGCGGCTGATGCAGGCCCTGCCTCAGAATGGGGCGATGATTGCGGTGATGGCGGATGAGGCTACGATCTTGCCTGTGATGCAGCCCTATGTCCAGGATGTGGCTCTGGCCGCAGTCAACGGTCCCCTGAATGTAGTTCTTTCAGGGCGGCGAGAGGCGATTGCGGAAATTACGATCGTGCTGGAGGCTAAGGGAATCAAAGTCACCCCGCTGGCTGTGTCCCATGCCTTCCACTCTCCCCTGATGGAGCCGATGCTGGCGGAGTTTGCCCAGATCGCTGCTACGGTTCACTATGCGGTGCCTAAAATTCCCCTGATCTCTAACCTCACAGGGCAACGGGTGACAACGGAACTCATGACCCCCGATTACTGGTGTCGCCATGTGCGTCAGACTGTCCAGTTTGCTGCTGGGATGAGCACCCTGCACCAGCAAGGCGATCAAATTTTTGTTGAGATTGGTCCCCGTCCTGTGCTCGCGGGGATGGGGAAAGCCTGTTTGCCTGCGGAGGGCGTGGTCTGGTGTCCCAGTCTGCGACCGGGCCTGTCGGATTGGCGATCGCTGCTGGAAAGTGTGGCCCAGTTGTTTGTACAGGGCGTGGCCATAGACTGGGCCAGTCTGGATCAGGGATTTGCCTATCGGCGCATTCCTCTGCCCACTTACCCCTTTGAACGGCAGCGCTACTGGCTGGACGCCAGCCCTGATGTTCCTTCAGCGGTGGTTGAACCTTCGGTGCAAACACCGATCGTAGACCTGCTGAACCGGGGGGATATCTCCCAGTTGCTCCAACTGGTGCAGCAGGCTGGGCATTTCTCCACCGAACAGGCGCAGCTTTTGCCCGAGATCTTGCAGGTTTTGGTACAGCAGCATCAGCAAGCGATCGCGACCAATTCCGTTCAGGATCTGCTGTACGAAGTGGCGTGGCAGCCCAAGGGATTGATCAGCCCTCGATTGACCCCTGATTATCTCCCGGCTCCCCAGGCTGTGATTGAACCGGTGCGATCGGGGCTGGCCCAATTAACCCCTCAACCAGAGCTGGTAGCCCATCTGAATGTCCTCAGTATCAATTACATTCTGCAGGCTATGGCCCATCTGGGCTGGAGTTTCCAGGTGGGGCAGCGCTTCTCTGCGGCTGGAATGGCCGAGCAATTAGGAATTGTCCCTCAGCATCAGCGGCTATGGGTACGCCTGCTGGAAATGCTGGCGGAAGAGGGGATTGTGCAATCTATGGGTTCAGACTGGCAGGTTTTGCAAGCCCCTGCGGTCGCCCCTGCTGATCTGAAGCCCCTGCTGGCCACCTATCCAGAAGCAGCGACGGAGTTAACCCTGTTCGATCGCTGCGGATCTCATCTGGCAGAGGTGCTGTCCGGAAGCTGCGATCCTCTCCATCTCCTCTTCCCAGAAGGCGATGCTACAACCGCTACATCCCTGTATCAGGATTCTCCCACCTTCAGACCCATGAACCTCCTGATTCAGAAGGCTATTTCGGCGGTACTGGAGCATGTGCCATCCCATCGGGGCATTCGGATTCTGGAAATTGGAGCTGGAACGGGTGGAACCACAAGTCATATCCTGCCCCATCTCAACCCCCATCAAACCGAATACACCTTTACGGATGTTGGTGCTTTCTTTCTGAACCAGGCCAGAGAGAAATTTTCGGATTATCCCTTTATTCGCTATCAAGTTCTGGACATTGAACAGGAGCTTGAATCACAGGGATTTGAATCGGAGCAGTACGATTTAGTTCTGGCAGCCAATGTGCTCCATGCTACGACAGATTTGGCCCAAACCCTGAAGCAGGTCCGACAGTTGCTGGCCCCTAAAGGGATGCTGCTACTGCTAGAGGGAACAGAGCGCTGCCGTTGGATTGACCTAATTTTTGGCTTAATTGAGGGCTGGTGGAGATTTGCAGATTATACGCTGCGCCCTTCCTATCCCCTCCTCTCCCCAGCCCAGTGGCGGGATTTGTTGCACCAAACTGACTTTCAGGACATTGTGACCTTAACGCCTGAAATGGATGTTTTGTTCCCCCAAGCCATCGTGATGGCCCAGGCTCCTGAGGCTTCTTCGCTATCAAGCCATTCTCCTCAAGATTGGTTGATCCTGTCCGATCGCCATATGGGTCAGCAACTTGCCAGCCACCTGCGCTCTCGCCAGGATTCCTGCATTCTGGTTGTTCCCGGCGCAGACTATCGTGCCCTGTCTGCCCATGAATTTACCCTCAACCCGACGCAGCCTGAACATTTTCAGCAGCTCTTCTCTGATCTTGCTTCCCGCCCGCTGAAAGGGATTGTGCATCTGTGGGGCATGGATAGAACATTTGCTGAGGTCCCTACAACTGAGGAAGTGGAACAGGCCATTCACTTTAGTTGTGGGGGTGTGTTGCACTTGTTGCAGGCGCTGTATCAGACTGCTTTCTTTCCTGTTCCCCGGCTCTGGCTGGTCACCCAGGCTGCAGCACCCACAGGAATTTGCCCTCTGCCGGGGTTGACCCAATCTCCTCTGTGGGGCATGGCCAAGGTGATTGACCTGGAATACCCCGAACTCAACTGTGTCAGGATCGATCTGGATTTTCAGAGCACTGAGGATACTCCAAAGAAGCTGTTTGAGGAAATCTGGGCTGGAAGTGATGAAGGCCAGGTAGCCTTCCGCCAGGGACAGCGCCAGGTAGCCCGATTGGTGTCCCACCACTCACAGACCTCGCCCCAGTCGAATTCAACCCTGCCACTGAGCTTGCAACCGGAAGCTACTTACCTGATCACAGGGGGATTAGGGGGATTGGGGTTGCTGTTTGCCCAATGGATGGTGCAACGAGGAGCCCAACATCTTGTCCTCATTAGCCGTCGAACCCCGGATGATGCTATCCAGGCTCAGTTAGATCACCTGGAACAGATGGGGGCCAGGGTGATGGTTGCCTCAATAGATGTGTCGGAACATGACTCAGTGGTCCGATTGCTGTCAACTCTGGAACAGTCTTTTCCCCCTTTGCGTGGGGTCATCCATGCTGCCGGAATACTGGACGATGGCATCTTGCAGCAACAGACCTGGTCCCGATTTGCAAAAGTCCTGGCACCCAAAGTGAACGGGGCATGGAATTTACATACGCTGACTCGCCATCTGGATCTGGATTTCTTCGTCTGCTTTTCTTCGATCTCGGCTCTCCTGGGCAGTGCCGGTCAGGCTAATCATGCGGCGGCCAATGCTTTCTTAGATGCTCTGGCATACGAACGACGATCGCAGGGTTTGCCCGGATTGAGCATCAACTGGGGTCTTTGGAGTGAAGTGGGTGCTGCCATGAAGTTTGAAACTGGAACGGCCTGGAAAAATCGAGGGATCCAGCCTATGACCCCTCAGCAGGGGCTGGCCGTGATGGCATATCTATTGCCTCAACCAGATGTGCAGGTCGGGGCATTTGGGATCAATTGGGCAGAGTTTCTGGAGAGAACGCCTCCCGCTGTTTTCTTGGAGAACTTTCAGTCTGAGACGGAACAGGAGCAGGGGCAAGATCTCCCGATCAGCTTCCTGCAGCAGCTGGAAGCGGCACCTGATCAGCAGCGACATGAACTCCTGCTAACTCATGTTCGGAGTCAGATTGCTAAAGTACTGGCACTTAAATCTGTAGAATCCATGAGTATTCAGCAAGGCTTCTTTGATCTGGGGATGGATTCTCTGACTTCCGTGGAGTTGAGAAATTCCCTGCAAGGTAGCTTAAGGTGTGAACTGCCCTCAACTCTGGCCTTTGACTATCCGACTATTGAAAAACTGGTAGATTATCTGGCCACAGAGATATTAAGTCTGAATCCTCCGTCTGATTTGGCAGTCGAACAGAAACAATTGATAGAAAATCTAGACTTAGGACTTGCTTTAACTGAAATTGAACAGCTTTCCGAAGCAGAGGTTGAGGCCGAGATTGCGAAGGAACTAGCAGAACTGAACGATATTCTTGGCCATCGCCAAATGACGGAAAACGAGGTGATATGA
- a CDS encoding glycosyltransferase, giving the protein MRSLYFLVPGTGGKFACGGLWAELKTLHLARQICAAEVVTYRQREPEVLFLDDLLRQPQRTDIIFVVSWGFDVPKLVRRLQGWPVLYHAHSAGYGFRLPAQIPIVAVSRNTMGYWGQQAPHSPIYYLPNQISDEFCDRSLQRDIDVLVQARKSSGYLLQELVPALRSQCRVELITSYVEDLPGLFNRSKIYLYDSAEYWSQQRVSEGFGLPPMEALACGCQVFSSVNGALADYLDPGFTGHKIAVYSREYDLQRILQVLQAPPGPVSELFFAEYRTPQILPRLQQILIEINQFFDHQVQYPATIQELTRWRLAQLSTRRLWSKIRQRLWKPLS; this is encoded by the coding sequence ATGCGAAGTCTCTACTTTTTGGTTCCTGGCACGGGTGGAAAATTTGCCTGCGGCGGACTCTGGGCTGAGTTAAAAACCCTCCATCTGGCCCGTCAGATCTGTGCGGCAGAGGTGGTTACCTATCGCCAACGGGAGCCAGAGGTTCTGTTCCTGGATGATCTGCTCCGGCAGCCCCAACGCACCGATATCATTTTTGTAGTGAGTTGGGGCTTTGATGTGCCGAAATTGGTACGACGCTTGCAAGGCTGGCCCGTCCTTTACCATGCCCATAGTGCTGGCTATGGGTTTCGCTTACCGGCCCAGATTCCGATCGTTGCAGTCAGCCGCAACACCATGGGTTACTGGGGGCAGCAGGCTCCCCACTCGCCCATCTATTACCTGCCCAATCAGATCTCAGATGAATTCTGCGATCGGTCCCTGCAGCGAGACATTGATGTTCTGGTTCAGGCTCGGAAATCCTCAGGGTATCTGCTGCAGGAACTGGTGCCAGCCCTGCGATCCCAATGCCGGGTAGAACTGATCACCTCCTATGTCGAGGACTTACCGGGACTCTTCAATCGCAGCAAGATTTATCTCTATGATTCGGCTGAATATTGGTCCCAGCAGCGGGTCAGTGAAGGATTTGGTTTGCCTCCCATGGAGGCACTCGCCTGTGGCTGCCAGGTCTTTTCGAGCGTGAATGGAGCCCTGGCCGATTATCTGGACCCCGGTTTTACGGGGCACAAAATTGCTGTGTATTCCAGGGAATATGATCTGCAGCGGATTCTGCAGGTCCTGCAGGCTCCCCCTGGGCCGGTATCGGAGTTATTTTTTGCCGAGTATAGGACCCCCCAGATTCTGCCTCGCCTCCAGCAGATTCTGATCGAAATCAATCAGTTTTTTGATCACCAGGTTCAGTATCCGGCAACGATACAGGAACTGACCCGTTGGCGATTGGCTCAGCTCTCGACTCGACGACTCTGGAGCAAAATCAGGCAACGGCTCTGGAAGCCATTATCCTAA
- a CDS encoding efflux RND transporter periplasmic adaptor subunit has translation MTPTVFGYRKTLSLTSGLILVGCLVPLHGCGNFSAADAETQRQAQRQGAASQDVASVNVTIARTGSVQASREYTGTTQPVRLVSLRSQVEGQLLDLLVTVGDPVTQGQRLAQVDSTVLQTNVAEAEAEVAALQSEVAQAQIGISDAQTQVNRVRAELLQARSDLSRLQYLFSQGAIAEQQVEQARTRVSTATETLRSAQEQVRTRQQAVVAAQGRVVAQQAVVAREAERQSFTTLTSPVNGFVVEQPVEPGNLVQPGTELLKLGDFSQVKVAVQVSELELGAIRLGQIVQIRLDALPQQKLTGRVSRISPAADPVARLVPIEVTLPNPSRRIGSGLLARVLLAQRPDRSRVVVPETALQVQEGRSSGQPQGDRSRQPATETASPDPSQGTLFVIQGSDREPRVTARQVTLGQRGNGQIEVISGLQVGERYVTRSSKTLKQGDLVRLSILSEQR, from the coding sequence ATGACCCCGACTGTTTTCGGGTATCGAAAGACTTTGAGCCTAACTAGTGGGCTGATTTTGGTTGGATGTCTCGTCCCCCTCCATGGGTGTGGCAATTTTTCTGCGGCTGATGCTGAAACTCAACGGCAGGCCCAGCGTCAGGGAGCAGCATCCCAGGACGTTGCTTCTGTCAATGTGACCATTGCTCGTACAGGCTCGGTGCAAGCGAGTCGAGAATATACAGGAACCACGCAGCCCGTGCGTCTGGTGTCCCTACGATCGCAGGTGGAAGGACAGCTTCTGGATCTGCTGGTGACCGTTGGGGATCCCGTGACCCAGGGGCAACGGTTGGCCCAGGTGGATAGTACAGTGCTACAAACTAATGTGGCGGAAGCAGAGGCGGAGGTGGCGGCCCTTCAGTCGGAAGTGGCCCAGGCCCAGATTGGCATTAGTGACGCCCAGACCCAGGTGAATCGCGTCAGAGCCGAATTGCTCCAGGCTCGCTCTGATTTGAGTCGCTTGCAGTATCTATTCAGTCAGGGGGCGATCGCAGAACAACAGGTGGAACAGGCCCGGACACGGGTCAGTACCGCAACGGAAACCCTGCGATCGGCCCAGGAGCAGGTTCGCACCCGACAGCAAGCGGTGGTGGCTGCCCAGGGACGGGTGGTGGCCCAGCAGGCGGTGGTGGCCAGGGAGGCGGAGCGGCAATCCTTTACCACCTTAACTTCACCCGTGAACGGGTTTGTGGTGGAACAGCCCGTGGAGCCAGGAAATCTGGTGCAGCCGGGAACGGAGTTACTTAAGCTGGGAGATTTCAGTCAGGTCAAGGTGGCTGTCCAGGTCTCGGAACTGGAATTAGGGGCCATTCGTCTGGGGCAGATTGTTCAGATTCGTCTGGATGCCCTCCCCCAGCAGAAACTGACCGGGCGGGTGTCCCGTATTTCCCCCGCCGCTGATCCGGTGGCTCGTCTGGTTCCGATCGAAGTGACCCTGCCCAACCCCAGTCGGCGCATTGGCAGTGGGCTGCTGGCCCGCGTGTTGCTGGCCCAGCGGCCTGACCGATCGCGGGTTGTGGTCCCGGAAACAGCCTTGCAGGTGCAGGAGGGGCGATCGTCCGGGCAGCCCCAGGGGGATCGCTCCCGGCAGCCTGCCACCGAGACAGCCAGCCCAGATCCCAGCCAGGGGACGCTGTTTGTGATTCAGGGGTCCGATCGGGAACCCAGGGTCACAGCCCGGCAGGTCACCCTGGGGCAACGGGGGAATGGTCAGATTGAAGTAATTTCTGGTTTGCAGGTTGGAGAACGATATGTCACCCGCAGTAGTAAAACCTTGAAGCAGGGTGACTTGGTCCGCTTGAGTATTCTCTCTGAGCAACGTTGA